In Candidatus Krumholzibacteriia bacterium, the following proteins share a genomic window:
- a CDS encoding CdaR family protein yields MNVARIITHNLGAKVLALVVAILVWFNASGQEEVISVRSASLVVDGVSDSLALSSSVPASANVRISATRRQMVALGFQRLVVGVDLSGLGPGRQRVPLTGNDVGGIGGIDPGRVQVIAPSVLEVDLEPVASRRLQVSLATVGALPANLVLLEGGVVIEPAWITVRGPSSRVDRIQHVTTEPVDLSRVRDSGTRDVNLDCADARLVCDPDRVTVSFRVSPRGERVLPNVPPTVLLDSDDVEAAVDPSMVSLTLQGPMAVLDTLSSGDVSVLLTVAGGAPAIHRIAAEVILPPGVRLAAISADSFEVRVVPVVPVEP; encoded by the coding sequence ATGAACGTCGCGCGCATAATCACACACAACCTCGGCGCGAAAGTTCTCGCGCTGGTCGTCGCCATACTGGTCTGGTTCAACGCCAGCGGCCAGGAAGAGGTGATCAGCGTGCGCAGCGCGTCGCTGGTGGTGGACGGTGTCTCCGACTCGCTGGCGCTGTCGTCGAGTGTTCCCGCGTCGGCCAATGTGCGCATTTCCGCCACCCGAAGACAGATGGTTGCGCTGGGTTTTCAGCGGCTGGTGGTGGGCGTGGACCTGTCGGGGCTCGGACCGGGCCGCCAACGGGTGCCGCTGACGGGGAACGACGTGGGCGGAATCGGCGGGATCGATCCCGGCCGCGTACAGGTAATCGCACCCTCGGTGCTCGAGGTCGATCTCGAACCGGTTGCGAGCCGCCGGCTGCAGGTCTCGCTGGCCACCGTCGGCGCACTCCCGGCCAACCTCGTATTGCTGGAGGGTGGGGTGGTAATCGAACCGGCCTGGATCACCGTGCGCGGTCCGTCGTCGCGGGTGGATCGCATTCAGCACGTGACCACCGAGCCGGTGGACCTGTCGCGGGTGCGCGACTCGGGAACGCGCGACGTGAATCTGGACTGCGCCGACGCACGGCTGGTGTGCGATCCGGACCGGGTCACGGTGTCGTTCCGGGTGAGTCCGCGTGGCGAGCGCGTGCTACCCAACGTGCCGCCCACCGTGTTGCTCGATTCGGACGACGTGGAGGCAGCGGTGGACCCGAGCATGGTTTCGCTGACCCTGCAGGGGCCGATGGCGGTGCTCGACACGCTGTCGTCGGGTGACGTGTCCGTGCTCCTTACCGTGGCGGGGGGCGCGCCCGCCATCCATCGCATCGCGGCGGAGGTCATCCTGCCGCCGGGCGTGCGGCTTGCCGCGATCAGTGCGGACAGCTTCGAGGTGCGCGTGGTTCCCGTGGTCCCCGTCGAGCCATGA
- a CDS encoding PTS sugar transporter subunit IIA yields the protein MRLTELFVPETVVTDLPATDRDAALTAIVADLDAKGFLADAQTALHDVIAREQVMTTGVGHGVAIPHAYTAGVDRLVAGFYRTRPGVDFGATDGLVVDLIFVVLGPRERRREHIRILARISRLLGNADFRDELRRAAAAGDVLNVFRRFGDR from the coding sequence ATGCGACTTACCGAGTTATTCGTGCCCGAAACCGTCGTCACCGACCTGCCCGCCACGGACCGGGACGCGGCGCTCACCGCCATCGTGGCCGATCTGGACGCAAAGGGCTTCCTGGCCGACGCGCAAACGGCTCTGCACGATGTGATTGCGCGCGAGCAGGTGATGACCACCGGTGTGGGGCACGGGGTGGCGATACCGCACGCGTACACCGCCGGCGTCGACCGCCTGGTGGCGGGATTCTACCGGACCCGGCCCGGTGTCGATTTTGGAGCGACCGATGGTCTGGTGGTCGATCTCATCTTTGTCGTTCTCGGCCCGCGCGAAAGGCGCCGCGAACACATTCGCATCCTGGCCCGCATATCCCGGCTGCTTGGCAACGCGGACTTTCGCGACGAACTGCGTCGCGCGGCGGCTGCGGGCGACGTGCTCAACGTTTTCAGGCGTTTTGGTGACCGGTGA
- a CDS encoding VanZ family protein, which yields MNGERRDPAPAELRLASRVWAALAAAYVGLIFFVSSRPYLHAPGPEFDMKDKLAHGAEYAILGVLLARLVAGRGLRPLVIALLLVVAIGASIAAADEMFQGTVPGRQRDPVDWIADVCGLTVGAATMLALHRRGSRTEGEAA from the coding sequence GTGAACGGCGAGCGCCGTGACCCGGCCCCGGCAGAGCTGCGCCTGGCCTCCCGGGTGTGGGCCGCGCTGGCGGCGGCGTACGTGGGACTCATCTTCTTTGTCTCCTCGCGGCCGTATCTGCACGCGCCGGGCCCCGAATTCGACATGAAGGACAAGCTGGCGCACGGCGCCGAGTACGCGATCCTGGGTGTGCTGCTTGCCCGCCTGGTCGCGGGTCGCGGGCTGCGGCCGCTGGTGATAGCGCTGTTGCTGGTGGTGGCGATCGGCGCCAGCATTGCCGCCGCCGATGAGATGTTTCAGGGCACGGTGCCGGGGCGGCAGCGTGACCCCGTCGACTGGATCGCGGATGTCTGCGGCCTGACGGTGGGTGCGGCTACCATGCTTGCGCTGCACCGCCGCGGCAGCCGGACGGAGGGTGAAGCGGCATGA